AACCGCCGCGCGTTCGTTCCGATCTGGCGCCGGCCCTGGATGTCCCTCGGCCACGGCACGTTCGCGGGAGACCTGTTGGGGCGATTGGGCGTTCTCAATATTCATAACGACAATCCGCTCCGCTACCCCCGGGTGAGCCTGGGGGAGCTGCGGGGCCGGCCGCTCGACCTCGTCGTGTTGCCCGACGAGCCCTACCGGTTCACGGCCGCGGATCTCGACGCGTTCGTCGGCTGGCCGGTGCGGATCGCGTTCGTATCCGGCCGGCATCTCACCTGGTACGGGCCCTCACTGGTGGAGGCCCGGGAGGTGCTCGCCGGCCAGCTGGCGCGGGCGGCGCCGGCGCCGGTTCAGGTGTAGCCGTGCTCCGGGCCTGGATACTGCCCGGAGCGCACGTCCTGTGCATAGGCCCGCGCGGCGGCGTCCAGGATCCCGCGCACGTCGGCGTAACGCCGGACGAACTTCGGCGCCCCGGCGGTCAGCCCGGCCATGTCCTGCCAGACGAGGACCTGCGCGTCGCAGTCCGGACCGGCGCCGATCCCGATGGTCGGGATGGCGAGCGATTCGGTGACCCGGGTGGCGAGCTCGGCGGGCACGACCTCGAGGACGACGGCGAACGCGCCGGCCGCCTGGAGGGATTTGGCGTCGGCCATCAGCCGCTCGCCGTCCTCGCCGCGGCCCTGGACCCGGTAGCCGCCGAAGACGTTGACGCTCTGCGGCGTGAGGCCCAGGTGCGCCATGACCGGCACGCCGGCCCCGACCAGGGCCTCGACCTGCGGGAGCACCCGGGCGCCGCCCTCGAGCTTGACCGCCTGCGCGCCGCCCTCCTTGAGGAACCGGGCGGCGGTCTCGAGCGCCTGCTCGGGGGAGCCCTGGTAGGACCCGAACGGCAGGTCGGCGACGACCATCGCCCGGCGGGTTCCGCGCGCGACGGCGGCGACCAGCGGGACGAGCTCCTCGACCCGGACCGGAAGGGTGGTCGTGTGCCCGTAGACGACGTTGGCCGCGCTGTCGCCGACGAGCAGGACGGGGATGCCGGCCTCGTCGAAGACACCGGCGGTGAGGGCGTCGTACGCGGTGAGCATCGGCCATCGCTCGCCGCGGCGCTTTGCGGCGAGTAGGTCGCGGACCGTGACCCGGCGATCCGGCGGGCCGCCGTAGAGGGGGGGTTCGACAGGATTCGGTGAACCGCTCATCGCAGCGCTCCCATCTCGAGGCGCCGCGCGGCGTCCCCGGACCGTTTCATCGTCCCACGCCCGCCCGATTTCCGCGCGTTCAGGGGCCGGCCGGTTCCCGCCAGCTGTTCGTGATCGGCAGCCGCCGGTCGCGGCCGAACGCCTTGAGCGAGATCTTCGGCCCGGGGGGGTACTGGCGGCGTTTGTACTCCGCGGTGTCGACCAGCCGGATGACGCGGTCCACGATGCCGGGGTCGTGCCCGGCGGCGAGCAGGTCGCCGCGTCCCCGGTCGTAGGAGACGTAGAGCTCGAGCACCTCGTCGAGCACCGCGTAGTCGGGTAGGCGGTCGGCGTCGAGCTGATCCGGCGCGAGTTCGGCGGAGGGCGCCTTGGTG
The sequence above is drawn from the Mycobacteriales bacterium genome and encodes:
- the panB gene encoding 3-methyl-2-oxobutanoate hydroxymethyltransferase; translated protein: MSGSPNPVEPPLYGGPPDRRVTVRDLLAAKRRGERWPMLTAYDALTAGVFDEAGIPVLLVGDSAANVVYGHTTTLPVRVEELVPLVAAVARGTRRAMVVADLPFGSYQGSPEQALETAARFLKEGGAQAVKLEGGARVLPQVEALVGAGVPVMAHLGLTPQSVNVFGGYRVQGRGEDGERLMADAKSLQAAGAFAVVLEVVPAELATRVTESLAIPTIGIGAGPDCDAQVLVWQDMAGLTAGAPKFVRRYADVRGILDAAARAYAQDVRSGQYPGPEHGYT